The Chryseobacterium oranimense genome contains the following window.
GGTAGATCTGAAAACAGAGAAAACAAAAAATGAGAACTATTTTCTAAATGTTCTTAATAACCAGTCTTCCAAAATAGATTTTGGCAAAAAAGCTCTTATTCAGTGGGATAAGAATGGAATCTATGCTCAGGAAGGAGATAAAATATTTCTTTCAAAAGATAACGGAAAAACCTGGTCTGAATTTTATACCATTGGAGAAGTGGACAATATCGTCATCTCTCCTGACGGGAAAAAAATAGCGTTCAGCAAGCAGGTTCTTGTAGAGAAATTGATGGGGAAAGACAAATACAGCGATACCCCTAAAACCACGGCTCAGGTATATACGGACCTGAACCACAGACACTGGGATTATTTCAATGAAGGAAAATACAACCACGTATTTGTAGTCAATACCACGGACAAGGCAGAATCTGCAAAAGATCTTCTGGAAGGTAAAACATGGGATTCCCCGCAAAGACCTTTCGGTGGGGCGGAGGATTTTATCTGGAGCCCGGATTCTTCACAGCTTTTATATGTTACCAAACCTAAAAGCGGAAAAGAATATTCTACAAGCACCAATACGGATATTTTTGCTTACGACATGGCTTCAGGAACAACAAAAAACCTGACAGAATCCAATAAAGGATATGATGTGAATCCAAAATTCAGCCCGGACGGAAAATCTCTGATCTGGCAGAGTATGGCCAGAGACGGATATGAAGCAGATAAAAATGATGTGAAAATCATGGACTGGAAGTCTGGAAAAACAACGAACCTTACCGCCGGATGGGACGAAAGCGTTTCCGGAGACGTATTCTGGAGCGGAGATTCCAAATCGATCTATTTCACAGCAGCATTCAGAGGAACAAAACAGCTTTTCTCTTTAGATCCTAAAACATCGAAAGTACAGCAGATCACAAAAGGGGATTTTGATGTCAACGAAATTTTCACCGACAATAAATCTTCACTTTTAGTAGGAAGAACAGATATTAACCATGCAACGGAATTATTCTCTGTCAACCTGAAAAACGGTGAAATGAAACAGGTAACCGAAGCCAATAAAGATACTTATGCCAAGCTGGCACAAGGTAAATCCGAACTGAAAATGGTAAAAACAACGGATGGTAAAGAAATGGGCGTATGGTTCCATTATCCGCCAAACTTTGATCCTAATAAAAAATATCCTACACTGATATACTGTCAGGGAGGGCCTCAATCTGCACTGACCCAATATTTCAGTACAAGATGGAACTTCGCGCTGATGGCAGCCAACGGATATATCATCGTTGCTCCAAACAGAAGAGGAATGCCCGGATGGGGAACAAAATGGAACGAAGACATTTCCAAAGACTGGGGCGGCCAGCCGATGAGAGATTATCTGGCAGCAACAGATTACGCAAAAACATTACCATACGTGGATGGTGAAAGGGTAGCAGCAGTAGGGGCAAGCTACGGAGGATACAGTGTATTTATGTTAGCCGGAATCCATGAAAACAGGTTCAAAACATTCATCGCTCACGATGGATTATTCGATATGAAATCCTGGTATCTTACTACAGAAGAGCTTTGGTTTGCCAACTGGGATCTTGGTTCGCCATGGGAAAAACCGCTTCCTAAAGCTTACACAGAATTCAACCCAAGCAATTTTGTTGAAAAATGGAACAAGCCTATCATGATTGTTCAGGGTGGCATCGATTTCCGTGTACCTTACGAGCAGGGACAGGAAGCATTCCAGGCAGCAAAATTAAGAGGACTGAAATCTAAACTGGTTTATTTCCCGAACGAAAACCACTGGGTACTTCATCCACAAAACGGACTGGTTTGGCAGAGGGAATTCTTCGACTGGCTGAAGGAAACTTTATAATAAATTGAAAAGTGAATAATTAGAAATGAATTGTTTTTCCTGATAATTATTCCTCAAAATATTGATAGGAGCGGGCTTTAGCCCGCTTTTTGTTTTCAACAGGAAAGAAGGCTTTAGCCGAATTTTATATATTTGAATATGCAAAACAGAATTTCCTCGTTTCCTCCACTCATTGATTCTCAGTCTGGAATTTTAATTCTGGGCTCTATTCCCGGAGTTAAATCCTTGGAAAAGCAACAGTATTATGCCCATCCGCAAAATAAATTCTGGACCATTATTTTTCACCTGTTCAAAGAAGAGTTTACAGAAGATTATGCAGAAAGAAAAAAGGTTTTAAAAAAACATCATATAGCAGTCTGGGATGTGATTGATTCCTGTGAGAGAAAAGGAAGTCTGGATTCTGAAATCAAAAATGAAGAAGCCAACCGAATTGCTGAGCTTTTAGATGAACATCCCAACATCAAAGCTATTTTCTGTAATGGAGGAAAATCATACAAAAATCTTCAGAAGCTTTTAGGAAAAAACTATAAACTTCCAATATTTCAACTACCTTCCACAAGCCCGCTCCATACTGTTTCCTTTGATAGAAAATTGGAAGAATGGAAGAAGATTTTAGAGTTTTTGAAATAAACTTTTGTTCTCGCAGATTGAGCAGATTGAGCAGATGTTTGCGCATATGACAGAGCTTATTAATACATTTCTGTAGTGTAAAAAGATTCATTCGGAGCTCAAAACAAAAAATGATATCAAAAAAATCTGCTCAATCTGCTCAATCTGCGAGAATTATATTAATCATCTTTCAAATATTTTCTTAAACCTCTTAGCAGTTCCAGCTGATTTCTGGTCCTGTCCAGATTGTGTTCAGGATATTTTATAGAGTAATAAGTGCTTCCATTCAGGTAATCAGTCAGAAAACGGACGGCCTGAATATAAATGACAACCTGCGCCGCGTAATCCAGGTTTTCAAGCTCTTCAAAAGTTAGTTTCTCTTTCAAATACAGTAAAAATCCGTCTTTTACAGTTCTGTAAATCTGGGAATTAAAATTATCGGCTGCATTTCCATCATCTTCATCCAGCGTATTGGTATAAGATCTGGCCATATCGCCGAAGTCATACAGAATGGTAGAAACCGTTACCGTATCGAGGTCAATAACAGCCAGGGGACTTGAATTCTTATCAAAAAGTATATTTCTTACATTAGGATCTCCGTGGATGATTCTTTTGGGAAGAAGGCCTTCTTTTTCCATTTCCATCCACTTTTGCGGAAGAAAAAGAAGCTCATTCGTTAATTCAATTTCTGGTTCCGCATTGCTCAGCAGATCTGCATTTGCATTCTGTAAAGAAATTTGATAATCTGAAATCCTTTTCTCAAAATTAATAAAATCAGGAATAGGGATTTTTATATCAGGCAGTTCTGAAGGATTAACGGTATTTAAAAAGCTTCCGACAGCCTTTGCAGATTCATAAGCAGTTTCTATATCGGGAATTTTAAAAAATGTCTTCGTATCTTCAATGAAACTGAGCATTCTCCACGACTCTCCCTCATCATCCTTCATCATCAGATTGCCGGATAGAGTTTCCTTCAGTTTTACCAGCTGCAGAGGATAATTTCCGCTTTCCAGCATTGTATTGATCAGCAGGTGGTTACCGGTGATAATTTCGGGAAAATGAAAAACCTGTCTGTTGATTTTCTGAAGGATAAATTTTTCCTCAGAATCATGATTTTCCACCAAATAGGTTGTATTGATCAGTCCATTGGTAATAGGAGTAATCGTACAGTTTTCAGTTCCGGTGAATCCGGTCACGATTTGTTTTAATTCCATAGATCTTCAGGGTATCTGTTTTTTGAGATTTCTGATGCCAGAAAATCTTTAATACTGCTTTTGTCATCTGCATAGGTAACGCCCATCCACTGTGAAGGAGAGATTTTTACCAATACCTTTGTCCCTTTATCATCGATCATTTTCTGTACGGCAACAGGAACATAAAACTCGTCTGACGGTTCCGGATTTGAACGGATAAAATCATAAAAATAACTTTCCAGACCAATAAAAACAGAAGGATGAAAAATAAAAAAGTTCATGGATACCAGTGTATCAGGGGCTATTTCGATATCATTCCCGTTCCCGGTATAAACAATTGAATTTCCTTTTCTGCGGATAGAGGTTTGCTCATCTACTTTTATCAGGTAATTATCTGCATCTAAGGTACATATTCCTCTTGCCACATTTCCATTTCCGCTCAAAGTAGATGCTACAGGATAGGCAGCCATTCCAAATTGTGATTCTGAAATGTGCAGGTCTATTTCTTCAGATGCCAGCTGATAAACCTCTTTCCCATAAAAATCATCTGCATTGATCATGACAAAAGGTTCCTGTATGACACTTTTTGCACAGAGAACAGCATGACCGGTTCCCCACGGTTTTTCTCTCTCTGATGAATCATAATCTTGGGGAAGAAAGCTTTCTTTTTCCTGATACACCCAATGAAGTTCAAACTGTTCTTTCTGGGATATGGTATTTAATCTTTCAATATAACTTTCCGGGATACGTCTGTTGACAATAATAACAACTTTGCTGAACCCTGCTCTCAAGGCATCATATATAGAATATTCCAGGATTGGCGAACCGTTATCCAGTATTCCGTCTATCTGCTTCAGGCCTTTGTAGCGGTTTCCTAAAC
Protein-coding sequences here:
- a CDS encoding sugar phosphate nucleotidyltransferase — its product is MNSKKTILILAGGLGNRYKGLKQIDGILDNGSPILEYSIYDALRAGFSKVVIIVNRRIPESYIERLNTISQKEQFELHWVYQEKESFLPQDYDSSEREKPWGTGHAVLCAKSVIQEPFVMINADDFYGKEVYQLASEEIDLHISESQFGMAAYPVASTLSGNGNVARGICTLDADNYLIKVDEQTSIRRKGNSIVYTGNGNDIEIAPDTLVSMNFFIFHPSVFIGLESYFYDFIRSNPEPSDEFYVPVAVQKMIDDKGTKVLVKISPSQWMGVTYADDKSSIKDFLASEISKNRYPEDLWN
- a CDS encoding phosphotransferase enzyme family protein, coding for MELKQIVTGFTGTENCTITPITNGLINTTYLVENHDSEEKFILQKINRQVFHFPEIITGNHLLINTMLESGNYPLQLVKLKETLSGNLMMKDDEGESWRMLSFIEDTKTFFKIPDIETAYESAKAVGSFLNTVNPSELPDIKIPIPDFINFEKRISDYQISLQNANADLLSNAEPEIELTNELLFLPQKWMEMEKEGLLPKRIIHGDPNVRNILFDKNSSPLAVIDLDTVTVSTILYDFGDMARSYTNTLDEDDGNAADNFNSQIYRTVKDGFLLYLKEKLTFEELENLDYAAQVVIYIQAVRFLTDYLNGSTYYSIKYPEHNLDRTRNQLELLRGLRKYLKDD
- a CDS encoding S9 family peptidase; translation: MKLKYSLLALAAPLLMNAQQLMTPEILWTLKKVGVQAVSPDQSSLIYKVGQVDLKTEKTKNENYFLNVLNNQSSKIDFGKKALIQWDKNGIYAQEGDKIFLSKDNGKTWSEFYTIGEVDNIVISPDGKKIAFSKQVLVEKLMGKDKYSDTPKTTAQVYTDLNHRHWDYFNEGKYNHVFVVNTTDKAESAKDLLEGKTWDSPQRPFGGAEDFIWSPDSSQLLYVTKPKSGKEYSTSTNTDIFAYDMASGTTKNLTESNKGYDVNPKFSPDGKSLIWQSMARDGYEADKNDVKIMDWKSGKTTNLTAGWDESVSGDVFWSGDSKSIYFTAAFRGTKQLFSLDPKTSKVQQITKGDFDVNEIFTDNKSSLLVGRTDINHATELFSVNLKNGEMKQVTEANKDTYAKLAQGKSELKMVKTTDGKEMGVWFHYPPNFDPNKKYPTLIYCQGGPQSALTQYFSTRWNFALMAANGYIIVAPNRRGMPGWGTKWNEDISKDWGGQPMRDYLAATDYAKTLPYVDGERVAAVGASYGGYSVFMLAGIHENRFKTFIAHDGLFDMKSWYLTTEELWFANWDLGSPWEKPLPKAYTEFNPSNFVEKWNKPIMIVQGGIDFRVPYEQGQEAFQAAKLRGLKSKLVYFPNENHWVLHPQNGLVWQREFFDWLKETL
- a CDS encoding DNA-deoxyinosine glycosylase, giving the protein MQNRISSFPPLIDSQSGILILGSIPGVKSLEKQQYYAHPQNKFWTIIFHLFKEEFTEDYAERKKVLKKHHIAVWDVIDSCERKGSLDSEIKNEEANRIAELLDEHPNIKAIFCNGGKSYKNLQKLLGKNYKLPIFQLPSTSPLHTVSFDRKLEEWKKILEFLK